A section of the Kribbella sp. HUAS MG21 genome encodes:
- a CDS encoding nitroreductase family deazaflavin-dependent oxidoreductase: protein MTEYKQTYDSKRVITANEGSMRVFNQIVARLTKLGLSLMGSRVLSVQGRKSGEWRSTPVNLLVIDGQRYLVAPRGHTQWVKNLRASGTGRLQLGSTVETFHAEELADADKIPALRLYLKKWAWEVGAFFSGDVTKNSPDEVLRHIAPGVPVFKIS from the coding sequence ATGACCGAGTACAAGCAGACCTACGACAGCAAGCGCGTGATCACCGCCAACGAGGGCAGCATGCGCGTCTTCAACCAGATCGTCGCGCGGCTGACGAAGCTGGGGCTGAGCCTGATGGGCAGCCGGGTGCTCTCGGTGCAGGGCCGCAAGTCCGGCGAGTGGCGCAGCACGCCGGTCAACCTGCTGGTGATCGACGGCCAGCGCTACCTGGTCGCGCCGCGCGGCCACACCCAGTGGGTGAAGAACCTGCGGGCCAGCGGCACCGGCCGGCTGCAGCTCGGCAGCACGGTGGAGACGTTCCACGCCGAGGAGTTGGCCGACGCCGACAAGATCCCCGCGTTGCGGCTGTACCTGAAGAAGTGGGCGTGGGAGGTCGGCGCGTTCTTCAGCGGTGACGTCACCAAGAACTCCCCCGACGAGGTCCTGCGCCACATCGCTCCCGGCGTGCCGGTCTTCAAGATCAGCTAG
- a CDS encoding TetR/AcrR family transcriptional regulator: MNAGRTARERARAELTEEIKTAARQQLATVGAEALSLRAISRELGMVSSALYRYFASRDELLTALIIDAYDAMGAAAEAAATGADPVDEWIAIYAAVRDWARANPQEYALIYGSPISGYKAPQTTVEPAIRVPVLLLGLLQRAQASGRLVTPADAPEPSGLLAQQTEVLVALAPDVPPAVLVRMIIVWTQLFGMISFELFGQLVGSMDPADEFFASASRQMAAFVGLS, from the coding sequence ATGAACGCCGGACGTACCGCCCGTGAACGTGCCCGGGCCGAGCTGACCGAGGAGATCAAGACGGCTGCCCGGCAGCAGTTGGCGACCGTCGGCGCGGAGGCGTTGTCGCTGCGGGCGATCTCGCGCGAGCTGGGCATGGTGTCCTCGGCGCTCTACCGGTACTTCGCGAGCCGCGACGAACTGCTGACCGCGCTGATCATCGACGCGTACGACGCGATGGGCGCGGCGGCGGAGGCCGCGGCCACGGGCGCCGATCCGGTCGACGAGTGGATCGCGATCTATGCCGCCGTACGGGACTGGGCGCGGGCCAATCCGCAGGAGTACGCGCTGATCTACGGATCGCCGATCAGCGGGTACAAGGCGCCGCAGACGACGGTGGAGCCGGCGATCCGGGTGCCGGTGCTGCTGCTCGGGCTGCTGCAGCGCGCGCAGGCGTCGGGGCGACTGGTGACGCCTGCCGACGCGCCGGAGCCGTCGGGGCTGCTCGCTCAGCAGACCGAGGTGCTGGTCGCGCTCGCTCCGGACGTGCCGCCCGCGGTCCTGGTGCGGATGATCATCGTGTGGACGCAGCTGTTCGGGATGATCAGCTTCGAGCTGTTCGGTCAGCTGGTCGGGTCGATGGATCCGGCGGACGAGTTCTTCGCGTCGGCTTCGCGGCAGATGGCGGCGTTCGTCGGGCTCAGCTGA
- the aat gene encoding leucyl/phenylalanyl-tRNA--protein transferase — MPVEPAPSPWEFPPVSVAGASDVVAGGADLEPGTVLAAYRRGLFPMPDHRGSVLWWSPVDRGVIEVAGYHPSRSLRRARQKFEIRVNTAFDQVIRACADPRRPGAWIDRDVIASYTELHRLGWVHSVEAWDGDELAGGLYGVAIGGLFAGESMFHHRTDGSKAAVAGTIELLNDEYAADRVFDIQWVTDHLATLGAVSIPRETYVRRVARALDVPLPKAFS; from the coding sequence GTGCCTGTCGAACCTGCTCCGTCACCGTGGGAATTCCCGCCGGTCAGCGTTGCCGGAGCAAGCGATGTCGTCGCGGGTGGTGCGGACCTCGAGCCGGGGACGGTGCTGGCGGCGTACCGGCGCGGGCTGTTCCCGATGCCCGACCATCGCGGCTCGGTGCTGTGGTGGTCGCCGGTCGACCGCGGCGTGATCGAGGTCGCGGGCTACCACCCGTCGCGGTCGCTGCGCCGCGCGCGGCAGAAGTTCGAGATCCGGGTGAACACGGCGTTCGACCAGGTGATCCGCGCGTGCGCCGACCCGCGCCGCCCGGGCGCGTGGATCGACCGCGACGTCATCGCGTCGTACACCGAACTGCACCGGCTCGGCTGGGTGCACTCAGTCGAGGCCTGGGACGGCGACGAGCTGGCCGGCGGGCTGTACGGCGTGGCGATCGGCGGCCTGTTCGCGGGCGAGTCGATGTTCCACCACCGGACCGACGGCTCGAAGGCGGCCGTCGCCGGCACCATCGAGCTGCTGAACGACGAGTACGCCGCCGACCGGGTCTTCGACATCCAGTGGGTCACCGACCACCTCGCCACGCTCGGCGCGGTGTCGATCCCGCGGGAGACCTACGTACGGCGGGTCGCGCGTGCCCTCGACGTACCGCTGCCGAAGGCCTTCAGCTGA
- a CDS encoding EcsC family protein: MAGVARFVASSLAPAAQRFAPTAAGGVLRQILEIAIDGYQRFPGAERIAETKLERCGGDVADAIEAVIDQHIRLAGVQGFVTSIGGLVTLPVALPANLTGLAVVQCRMVAAIAHLRGYDLDDPRVRTAVITCLLGEEGVRDRLKKSSLVSSPLAIATAPVFDPELDRQVSGEVVAELIGRISGKRMALTVTRRVPLLGGAVGAGVDGWSTYRIGQFADESLVRRIRRPIEQ, translated from the coding sequence GTGGCCGGAGTAGCCAGGTTCGTCGCCAGCAGTCTCGCGCCCGCCGCCCAGCGGTTCGCACCGACGGCAGCGGGCGGTGTGTTGCGCCAGATCCTCGAGATCGCGATCGACGGGTACCAGCGGTTCCCGGGCGCCGAGCGGATCGCCGAGACCAAGCTCGAGCGCTGCGGCGGGGACGTCGCGGACGCCATCGAGGCGGTCATCGACCAGCACATCCGGCTGGCCGGGGTGCAGGGATTCGTCACGAGCATCGGCGGCCTCGTCACGCTGCCGGTCGCGCTGCCCGCCAACCTGACCGGTCTCGCGGTCGTGCAGTGCCGGATGGTGGCGGCGATCGCGCACCTGCGCGGCTACGACCTGGACGATCCCCGGGTCCGGACGGCGGTCATCACCTGCCTGCTCGGCGAGGAAGGGGTCCGGGACCGGCTGAAGAAGTCGAGCCTGGTCTCGTCGCCGCTGGCGATCGCGACCGCGCCGGTGTTCGACCCGGAGCTCGACCGGCAGGTGTCGGGCGAGGTGGTCGCGGAGCTGATCGGCCGGATCAGCGGCAAGCGGATGGCGTTGACCGTCACCCGGCGCGTGCCGCTGCTCGGCGGCGCGGTAGGCGCGGGCGTCGACGGTTGGTCGACTTACCGGATCGGCCAGTTCGCGGACGAGAGCCTGGTACGCCGCATCCGCCGTCCGATCGAGCAGTGA
- a CDS encoding VOC family protein, whose translation MTARFWGPTLDCPDPLELGEFYQRVAGGELTVVTESFVELRFEAFSLGFQRDLNYRAPTWPDPRVPQQAHLDFSAEDLDAEQARVVAAGATPTAVQPAPDIFRVFLDPAGHPFCLTTWRTPAGPPESR comes from the coding sequence GTGACCGCGCGGTTCTGGGGGCCGACGCTCGACTGCCCGGATCCGCTGGAGCTCGGCGAGTTCTACCAGCGGGTGGCCGGCGGTGAGCTGACCGTGGTCACCGAGTCGTTCGTGGAGCTGCGGTTCGAAGCCTTCAGCCTCGGTTTCCAGCGCGACCTGAACTACCGGGCGCCGACGTGGCCGGATCCGCGCGTACCGCAGCAGGCCCACCTGGACTTCTCCGCCGAAGACCTGGACGCCGAGCAAGCACGAGTCGTGGCCGCGGGCGCCACGCCGACGGCGGTGCAGCCCGCGCCGGACATCTTCCGCGTGTTCCTGGATCCGGCCGGCCATCCGTTCTGCCTGACCACTTGGCGTACACCGGCCGGCCCACCCGAGTCGCGCTAG
- a CDS encoding hydroxymethylglutaryl-CoA lyase, translated as MRKPQLVKADGLPGRVTIYEVGPRDGLQNESAVVDVAVKAEFIRRLVAAGLTTVETTSFVHPKWVPQLADAAELLEQLELPDGVRAPVLVPNERGLDRALAAGVREIAIFASATETFAAKNLNSTLDDQFAMFTPTIQRALAEGLAVRGYVSMCYGDPWEGDVPIDQVVKVGARLVELGCHELSLGDTIGVATPGQISALITAFDKAGVSVDKLAVHFHDTYGQALANTLTALREGVTTVDSSAGGLGGCPYAESATGNLATEDLLWQLDGLGVETGVDLEALVSTSTWMAEQLGKPSPSRVVQALAG; from the coding sequence ATGCGGAAACCGCAGCTGGTGAAGGCCGACGGGTTGCCCGGGCGGGTCACGATCTACGAGGTCGGGCCGCGTGACGGGTTGCAGAACGAGTCGGCGGTCGTGGACGTCGCGGTCAAGGCCGAGTTCATCCGGCGACTGGTGGCTGCGGGGCTGACGACCGTCGAGACGACGAGTTTCGTGCACCCGAAGTGGGTCCCGCAGCTGGCCGACGCCGCCGAACTCCTCGAGCAGCTGGAGCTGCCGGACGGCGTCCGCGCCCCGGTCCTGGTGCCGAACGAACGCGGCCTCGACCGGGCGCTCGCGGCCGGCGTCCGGGAGATCGCGATCTTCGCCAGCGCGACGGAGACGTTCGCGGCGAAGAACCTGAACTCCACGCTCGACGACCAGTTCGCGATGTTCACGCCGACGATCCAGCGTGCGCTCGCCGAAGGACTGGCGGTGCGCGGGTACGTGTCGATGTGTTACGGCGACCCGTGGGAGGGCGACGTACCGATCGACCAGGTCGTGAAGGTCGGCGCGCGCCTGGTCGAGCTCGGGTGCCACGAGCTGTCCCTCGGCGACACGATCGGCGTCGCCACGCCCGGCCAGATAAGCGCATTGATCACCGCGTTCGACAAGGCCGGAGTGTCTGTGGACAAGCTGGCCGTGCACTTCCACGACACCTACGGACAGGCGCTGGCCAACACCCTCACCGCGCTCCGCGAGGGTGTCACCACGGTCGACAGCTCGGCCGGCGGTCTGGGCGGCTGCCCGTACGCCGAGAGCGCCACCGGCAACCTCGCCACCGAAGACCTGCTCTGGCAGCTCGACGGACTCGGCGTCGAGACCGGCGTCGACCTGGAAGCCCTCGTCAGCACCAGCACCTGGATGGCGGAACAGCTCGGCAAGCCGTCGCCGAGCCGAGTCGTCCAAGCGCTCGCCGGCTGA
- a CDS encoding GNAT family N-acetyltransferase has protein sequence MTTLAAILRAAERGVYPAPDLGLTLVPAPSDRECCVVSFTGHIVIAADVDPAWVAERVPDGDLSAPTNPPFLSALEEHTGLRVNAIDAMLLAPGLTDPAERSTATTGLTELHGHDHPRVERAWRYRDDVRVYGDPHGGLVLTGRGLAERLECAIEVPPDTRNQGLGRRLARAARALIPPGASIWAQVTPGNAASLRAFLAAGYQPIGSEALLVK, from the coding sequence ATGACAACTCTTGCTGCCATTCTGCGTGCCGCCGAGCGCGGGGTGTATCCGGCCCCGGACCTCGGGCTCACGCTGGTCCCGGCGCCGTCGGACCGCGAGTGCTGCGTGGTCTCGTTCACCGGCCACATCGTGATCGCCGCGGACGTGGATCCGGCGTGGGTCGCGGAGCGGGTACCGGACGGCGACCTGTCCGCCCCGACGAACCCGCCGTTCCTCTCCGCCCTGGAAGAGCACACCGGCCTCCGCGTCAACGCCATCGACGCGATGCTCCTCGCACCCGGCCTCACCGACCCCGCCGAACGCAGTACGGCGACCACCGGGCTGACCGAACTCCACGGCCACGACCATCCACGGGTCGAGCGCGCGTGGCGCTACCGCGACGACGTCCGGGTGTACGGCGACCCGCACGGCGGCCTGGTCCTGACCGGGCGCGGCCTCGCGGAGCGGCTGGAGTGCGCGATCGAGGTACCACCGGACACCCGTAACCAAGGCCTAGGCCGCCGTCTCGCCCGCGCGGCCCGCGCCCTGATCCCACCCGGTGCGTCGATCTGGGCCCAGGTCACGCCGGGCAACGCGGCGTCGCTGCGCGCGTTCCTCGCCGCCGGCTACCAGCCGATCGGTTCCGAGGCACTGCTGGTCAAGTAG
- a CDS encoding metallophosphoesterase family protein, whose product MERIALISDVHGNLTALEAVLEDIGRRGISRIFNLGDYVGKGPRGQAVVDRCREVCEVNILGNWDDFLPDPARTEDSEGLRWWKNELREDQWAWLRGLPFCHDFLLSGRQVRLFHASARSVHHRIQFDHDEAQYRSFFENTPATGDGPVPAIVGYADIHDPYYEEDRGQVLFNTGSVGNSLGDPTPGYVILEGLVGSPEPAPFSIQFVRVPYDAEAELEVARGLGMPELDGYEAEIIRGIYRRTFYAGRAPRYHRG is encoded by the coding sequence ATGGAGCGGATCGCGCTGATCTCTGATGTGCACGGCAACCTGACGGCGTTGGAGGCGGTGCTCGAGGACATCGGTAGGCGCGGGATCTCGCGGATCTTCAATCTCGGCGACTACGTGGGGAAGGGGCCGCGCGGGCAGGCGGTGGTGGATCGGTGCCGGGAGGTCTGTGAGGTGAACATCCTCGGGAACTGGGACGACTTCCTGCCCGATCCCGCCCGGACCGAGGACAGCGAAGGGCTCCGGTGGTGGAAGAACGAGCTGCGCGAGGACCAGTGGGCGTGGTTGCGAGGCCTGCCGTTCTGCCACGACTTCCTGCTGAGCGGCCGGCAGGTGCGGTTGTTCCATGCGTCGGCGCGGAGTGTCCATCACCGGATCCAGTTCGACCACGACGAAGCGCAGTACCGGAGCTTCTTCGAGAACACGCCGGCCACCGGTGACGGGCCGGTGCCGGCGATCGTCGGGTACGCCGACATCCACGACCCGTACTACGAGGAAGACCGCGGGCAGGTGCTGTTCAACACGGGATCGGTCGGCAACAGCCTCGGGGATCCGACGCCGGGGTACGTGATCCTCGAAGGCCTCGTCGGATCACCGGAGCCGGCGCCGTTCTCGATCCAGTTCGTCCGGGTGCCGTACGACGCCGAGGCCGAGCTGGAGGTCGCGCGGGGGCTCGGGATGCCGGAGCTGGACGGGTACGAGGCCGAGATCATCCGCGGGATCTACCGCCGGACGTTCTACGCCGGACGCGCGCCGAGGTATCACCGCGGCTGA
- a CDS encoding MarR family transcriptional regulator yields MAMFELLLRLARSSGEKQRLTSLARELTVTTGGITRLVDRAENLGLVRREPCPDDARGSFAVLTEEGKRRLRDALPDHLLEIDSLWMSQLADERDVVLGKLRRVRDNARRWPNGRPGLGPITPDRI; encoded by the coding sequence ATGGCAATGTTCGAACTGCTGCTGCGGCTGGCCCGCAGCAGCGGGGAGAAGCAGCGTCTCACCTCACTCGCCCGGGAGCTGACCGTCACCACCGGCGGCATCACCCGACTGGTCGACCGTGCCGAGAACCTCGGCCTGGTCCGCCGCGAGCCCTGTCCCGACGACGCCCGCGGCTCGTTCGCCGTCCTGACCGAGGAGGGGAAGCGGCGGCTGCGCGACGCACTGCCGGACCACCTGCTCGAGATCGACAGCCTCTGGATGTCCCAGCTGGCGGACGAGCGGGACGTCGTCCTCGGCAAGCTCCGCCGGGTCCGGGACAACGCCCGCCGCTGGCCGAACGGCCGCCCGGGCCTCGGGCCGATCACGCCCGACCGGATCTGA
- a CDS encoding molybdopterin-dependent oxidoreductase, with protein MKQQADSSAAEHPGQPAKSGIRWRGALGGVLAAAAGLAVGSASAGILGTPQTPVVAIGSAFIDRVPPWLKDLAIAWFGIHDKTALRVGILIVVAALAAAGGILAVRRYWAGALVTIALCGVAVAAAFTRADSGQTGFLPSALAGITALIVLRLFSRRLEPLVDFADDNVSRRGFLQLSAGVALGSAAVAVLGKVVGGDRAAVAEARARLRLPQPPTLQPPPGVQAEGAVPWVTANEDFYRIDTALSVPQIVPADWKLRVHGMVERELELTFDDLLKRQVVHKWVTLTCVSNEVGGDLVGNALWSGVLLKDLLGEAGPARDADAIKSTSKDGFTAGTPLPTLLDDRQAMLAFTMNGEPLPVEHGFPVRIVVPGLYGYVSATKWLVDIEVTRFDRFEAYWTPRGWSALGPIKLSSRIDTPLGKKVEPGPVTVAGVAWDQHVGVSKVEVRVDGGPWQQATLAADPSIDTWRQWHWTWDAPGGTHLLQVRAFDAKGNPQIEASAPPAPNGATGLHTISVKVG; from the coding sequence GTGAAGCAACAAGCCGACAGCTCCGCGGCAGAGCATCCCGGACAACCAGCGAAGTCCGGTATCCGGTGGCGCGGTGCCCTCGGCGGTGTCCTCGCCGCCGCGGCCGGCCTCGCGGTCGGCAGTGCGAGCGCCGGAATCCTCGGCACGCCGCAGACGCCCGTGGTGGCGATCGGGTCGGCGTTCATCGACCGGGTCCCGCCATGGCTGAAGGATCTCGCGATCGCCTGGTTCGGCATCCACGACAAGACCGCGCTCCGCGTCGGCATCCTGATCGTGGTCGCTGCGCTCGCCGCGGCCGGCGGCATTCTCGCCGTACGGCGGTACTGGGCCGGCGCCCTGGTCACGATCGCGCTCTGCGGCGTGGCGGTCGCCGCGGCGTTCACTCGCGCCGACTCCGGGCAGACCGGCTTCCTCCCGTCGGCGCTGGCAGGGATCACCGCGCTGATCGTGCTGCGCCTGTTCAGCCGCCGCCTCGAGCCGCTGGTCGATTTCGCGGACGACAACGTCAGCCGGCGCGGGTTCCTGCAGCTCTCGGCGGGTGTCGCGCTCGGCTCGGCGGCCGTCGCCGTACTCGGCAAGGTGGTCGGCGGCGACCGGGCCGCGGTCGCGGAGGCCCGCGCGCGCCTCCGGCTGCCGCAGCCGCCGACCCTGCAGCCGCCGCCCGGTGTTCAGGCGGAGGGCGCCGTACCGTGGGTCACCGCCAACGAGGACTTCTACCGGATCGACACCGCGCTGTCCGTCCCGCAGATCGTGCCGGCCGACTGGAAGCTGCGCGTCCACGGCATGGTCGAGCGGGAACTCGAGCTGACCTTCGACGACCTGCTGAAACGCCAGGTCGTCCACAAGTGGGTCACGCTCACCTGCGTGAGCAACGAGGTCGGCGGCGACCTGGTCGGGAACGCGTTGTGGTCCGGCGTCCTGTTGAAGGACCTGCTGGGCGAGGCGGGTCCGGCGCGCGACGCGGACGCGATCAAGTCGACCTCGAAGGACGGCTTCACCGCCGGTACGCCGCTGCCGACGCTGCTCGACGACCGCCAGGCGATGCTCGCGTTCACGATGAACGGGGAGCCGCTGCCGGTGGAGCACGGGTTCCCGGTGCGGATCGTCGTACCGGGCCTGTACGGCTACGTGTCGGCGACGAAGTGGCTGGTGGACATCGAGGTGACACGGTTCGACCGGTTCGAGGCGTACTGGACGCCGCGCGGCTGGTCCGCGCTCGGCCCGATCAAGCTGTCGTCGCGGATCGACACCCCGCTGGGCAAGAAGGTCGAGCCGGGACCGGTGACCGTGGCCGGCGTGGCCTGGGACCAGCACGTCGGGGTGTCGAAGGTCGAGGTCCGCGTCGACGGAGGCCCGTGGCAGCAAGCGACGCTGGCCGCGGACCCGTCGATCGACACCTGGCGGCAGTGGCACTGGACGTGGGACGCGCCGGGCGGCACGCATCTGCTGCAGGTGCGGGCGTTCGACGCGAAGGGCAATCCACAGATCGAGGCGTCGGCACCACCGGCTCCCAACGGCGCCACCGGGCTGCACACGATCAGCGTGAAGGTCGGCTGA
- a CDS encoding TetR/AcrR family transcriptional regulator: MEPPKRRRSNTRARLLAGALEVFAERGFHGASVEDICERAGFTRGAFYSNFASKDELVLALFQATTDRLLEQIEALLPELASQPGSLLDAVLGLLDETAPDQRQWHLISTEFTLHALRDPEAAEALNRQRAMFRESLTKLVEQIAETGGLELTVPAEQFVRMVMALHEGARSQSLLEPRKVPAGSLEHTFLPMVLEAVSRPSR, from the coding sequence ATGGAACCGCCCAAGCGCCGCCGCTCCAACACCCGGGCCCGCCTTCTCGCGGGGGCTCTGGAGGTGTTCGCCGAGCGCGGGTTCCACGGTGCGTCCGTGGAGGACATCTGTGAGCGCGCCGGGTTCACCCGCGGCGCCTTCTACTCGAACTTCGCGTCCAAGGACGAGCTGGTCCTCGCGCTGTTCCAGGCCACGACCGACCGGCTCCTCGAGCAGATCGAGGCGCTGCTGCCCGAGCTCGCGAGTCAGCCCGGCTCGCTGCTGGACGCCGTACTGGGGCTGCTCGACGAGACCGCGCCGGACCAGCGGCAGTGGCATCTGATCTCCACCGAGTTCACGCTGCACGCGCTGCGCGATCCGGAGGCCGCGGAGGCGCTGAACCGGCAGCGGGCGATGTTCCGCGAGAGTTTGACCAAGCTGGTCGAGCAGATCGCCGAGACCGGCGGCTTGGAGCTGACGGTGCCGGCGGAGCAGTTCGTCCGGATGGTGATGGCGCTGCACGAGGGAGCGCGGTCGCAGAGTCTGCTCGAGCCGCGGAAGGTTCCGGCCGGGTCGCTCGAGCACACGTTCCTGCCGATGGTGCTGGAAGCGGTCAGCCGACCTTCACGCTGA